One part of the Scatophagus argus isolate fScaArg1 chromosome 12, fScaArg1.pri, whole genome shotgun sequence genome encodes these proteins:
- the pdgfrb gene encoding platelet-derived growth factor receptor beta: MRRVTASMFHLTVTVAALVYFCSESCCLEITPDDKELVLAQGSSVTITCSGSGETTWEFKREDVPYIQMEPFQNGGLSYQIMQSSAATSVLTLWNVSWKHTGVYQCIDRHSDETKEVVVFVPDPDVWFVESSHGMVTKTSEESTIPCVVTNPNISVTLYETDTDVPIKGFYVPSEGYTAAIEDRTYVCQGELDGEVKESQAFNVLSIVVPETIDAYINVSKTVLKQGEPLTVNCTVHGVELVKFFWDIPNRELGEVQPLTYVLSAMNMRSSLIYPRAMVAHSGNYICHVHEGVQDQTASASVNITVLELGFVAVKPAQKQNISAKLQQNVELRVEIEAYPPPWVSWSKAGATIKGDKTIITRQEHEIRYVTILTLVRVRTEQKGLYTALVTNGDDSKEVTFDLEVQVPSQIKDLTDHHLPGKRHLVTCVAEGVPTPAIQWYSCDSMLKCSNQTAAWQPLLPEPEQLSIQTNVSFSETRKTSQVRSQVTFHKPQQVTVRCETSNQEGLVDRRDIKLVSSTLFSQVAVLAAVLALVAIIILSIIILIAVWRKKPRYEIRWKVIESVSQDGHEYIYVDPIHLPYDLAWEMSRDNLVLGRTLGSGAFGRVVEATAYGLTHSQSSTKVAVKMLKSTARRSETQALMSELKIMSHLGPHLNIVNLLGACTKHGPLYLVTEYCRYGDLVDYLHRNKHTFLQYYAEKNQDNDCLISRGSTPLSQRKCYVSFGSESDGGYMDMSKDEPSVYVPMQEQIDAIKYADIQPSPYESPYQQDIYQEQGGGRLDLVISDSPILTYDDLLGFSYQVAKGMEFLASKNCVHRDLAARNVLICEGKLVKICDFGLARDIMHDSNYISKGSTFLPLKWMAPESIFHNLYTTLSDVWSYGILLWEIFTLGGTPYPDLPMNELFYSALKRGYRMAKPAHASDEVYELMKKCWDEKFEKRPEFSFLVHCVGNMLTDSYKKRYNQVDDNFLKSDHPAVARTKPRLSSPFPIANPAFGSLSPVTLSFPPAPHNQSPSPREIRQEANAQEVITSFNEYIIPIPDPKPEEVFTDVPSESPASSLALEEETDSMSQDTNDTLPEEDRLEETSERDALLGSSGGTPEVEDSFL, translated from the exons ATGCGGAGGGTGACGGCATCCATGTTCCATTTGACAGTTACGGTTGCAG CTCTTGTGTATTTCTGCTCCGAGTCATGCTGTCTGGAGATCACACCTGATGACAAAGAGCTCGTCCTGGCTCAGGGCTCTTCTGTCACCATCACCTGCTCGGGCTCAGGAGAGACCACCTGGGAGTTCAAACGGGAAGATGTGCCATACATCCAAATGGAGCCATTTCAAAACGGTGGTCTAAGCTACCAAATAATGCAAAGCAGCGCTGCAACCAGTGTTTTGACCTTGTGGAACGTGAGCTGGAAGCATACAGGGGTGTATCAGTGCATTGATCGACACAGTGATGAAACTAAGGAGgtggttgtttttgttccaG ACCCCGACGTGTGGTTCGTAGAGAGCTCCCACGGCATGGTAACAAAAACCAGTGAGGAAAGCACTATCCCTTGTGTGGTCACTAATCCGAACATCAGTGTCACCCTGTATGAGACGGACACCGATGTGCCCATCAAAGGGTTTTATGTTCCTAGTGAGGGGTACACGGCAGCGATAGAGGACAGGACCTATGTGTGTCAGGGAGAGCTGGACGGGGAGGTGAAAGAGTCTCAGGCCTTCAACGTCCTCAGCATTGTTG TCCCAGAGACCATCGACGCCTACATCAACGTGTCAAAGACCGTCCTGAAGCAGGGCGAACCCCTGACCGTAAACTGCACAGTGCACGGAGTGGAGCTAGTGAAGTTTTTCTGGGATATCCCCAACAGAGAG CTTGGTGAAGTCCAGCCGCTGACATACGTGCTGTCCGCCATGAACATGCGCTCCAGCCTGATCTACCCTCGTGCCATGGTGGCCCACAGCGGAAACTACATCTGCCATGTCCATGAAGGTGTCCAAGACCAGACTGCCTCTGCAAGTGTCAACATCACTGTGCTCG AGCTCGGCTTTGTGGCGGTGAAGCCCGCTCAGAAACAGAACATTTCAGCCAAGCTGCAACAGAACGTGGAGCTTAGAGTGGAGATTGAAGCCTACCCTCCTCCGTGGGTCAGCTGGAGCAAAGCTGGTGCCACTATCAAGGGAGACAAAACCATCATAACCAGACAAGAGCATGAGATCAG GTATGTCACTATTCTCACCTTGGTGAGGGTGAGGACGGAGCAGAAGGGCCTCTACACAGCGCTTGTCACAAATGGAGATGACTCAAAGgaagtgacctttgacctggaAGTCCAAG TTCCCTCTCAGATTAAAGACCTGACGGACCACCACCTCCCTGGGAAGAGACACTTGGTGACCTGCGTAGCAGAGGGGGTCCCAACCCCGGCCATTCAGTGGTACAGCTGTGACAGCATGCTCAA GTGCAGCAACCAAACAGCGGCGTGGCAGCCGCTGCTACCAGAGCCAGAGCAGCTGAGCATCCAGACCAATGTCAGCTTCAGTGAGACTCGTAAAACCAGCCAAGTGCGGAGCCAGGTGACCTTCCACAAACCCCAGCAGGTCACAGTTCGTTGTGAGACCAGCAACCAAGAAGGACTTGTTGACAGAAGAGACATCAAGCTGGTGTCCAGCA CTCTCTTCTCCCAGGTGGCAGTATTAGCTGCTGTTCTGGCCTTAGTGGCCATCATTATCCTGTCTATCATCATCCTCATCGCTGTATGGAGGAAG AAACCTCGTTATGAGATCAGATGGAAGGTCATAGAGTCTGTGAGCCAGGACGGTCATGAGTACATCTATGTGGACCCCATCCATCTGCCTTATGACCTGGCCTGGGAAATGTCTCGAGACAACCTGGTGCTGG GTCGCACTCTTGGATCAGGAGCCTTTGGCAGGGTGGTCGAGGCTACTGCGTATGGCCTCACTCATTCCCAATCCAGCACAAAGGTGGCCgtgaaaatgctgaaat CTACAGCCAGGAGGAGTGAGACTCAGGCTCTGATGTCAGAGTTGAAGATCATGAGTCACCTGGGTCCTCACCTCAACATCGTAAACTTGCTAGGAGCTTGCACCAAACATG GCCCTCTGTATCTGGTGACTGAGTATTGTCGCTACGGCGACCTGGTGGACTACCTGCACAGGAACAAGCACACCTTCTTGCAGTATTATGCCGAGAAGAACCAAGACAACGACTGTCTCATCTCCAGAGGAAGCACTCCGCTCAGCCAGAGGAAATG CTATGTGTCTTTTGGAAGTGAGAGTGATGGAGGATACATGGACATGAGCAAAGATGAGCCCTCAGTCTATGTGCCCATGCAGGAGCAGATAGACGCCATCAAGTATGCAGACATCCAGCCCTCTCCATATGAATCTCCCTACCAACAGGATATCTATCAGGAACAAG GTGGCGGCAGACTGGACCTGGTCATCAGTGACTCTCCCATTCTCACCTATGATGATCTTTTGGGCTTCAGCTACCAAGTGGCAAAGGGGATGGAGTTCCTCGCCTCTAAGAAT TGCGTCCATCGTGATCTCGCTGCCAGGAATGTGTTGATCTGTGAGGGCAAACTGGTGAAGATCTGTGACTTTGGCTTGGCCAGAGACATCATGCATGACTCCAACTACATCTCTAAAGGCAGT ACCTTCCTGCCCTTGAAGTGGATGGCACCAGAGAGTATTTTCCATAATTTGTACACCACCTTGAGCGATGTATGGTCATATGGCATCCTTCTTTGGGAAATTTTCACACTGG GAGGAACCCCCTACCCTGATTTGCCCATGAATGAGTTGTTCTACAGCGCACTGAAGAGAGGCTATCGAATGGCCAAACCCGCTCACGCCTCTGATGAAGT TTATGAGCTCATGAAGAAGTGCTGGGATGAGAAGTTTGAGAAAAGGCCTGAGTTCTCTTTTCTAGTTCACTGTGTGGGGAATATGCTGACAGACAGCTACAAAAAG AGATACAACCAAGTCGATGACAACTTCCTGAAGAGTGACCACCCGGCAGTCGCCCGCACCAAACCCCGACTCTCCTCACCCTTTCCTATTGCCAACCCAGCTTTTGGCTCCCTATCCCCCGTCACCCTCTCCTTCCCCCCGGCCCCTCACAACCAGAGCCCGAGCCCTAGAGAGATCAGACAAGAGGCGAACGCACAGGAAGTCATAACTTCATTCAATGAATACATCATTCCCATTCCAGACCCCAAGCCGGAGGAAGTTTTCACTGACGTCCCGTCAGAAAGCCCTGCAAG CTCTCtggctctggaggaggagaCTGACTCCATGTCGCAGGACACGAATGACACTCTTCCAGAGGAGGACAGGCTGGAGGAGACCAGCGAGAGAGACGCTCTGCTGGGCTCCTCGGGAGGGACACCCGAGGTAGAAGACAGCTTCCTGTAG
- the csf1ra gene encoding macrophage colony-stimulating factor 1 receptor, with product MQSYLTLLMGIVVSASSVEWRRPVIKFNSKEVESSEVVVKPGTSLDLQCVGDGPVNWQTRLPKHRRYVSRGNGNVRTLKVEHPSAEFTGTYKCFYSVGSQREDLTSSVHVYVKDPNRVFWTSSTSLQVVRKEGESYLLPCLLTDPEATDMGLRMDNGTAVPPGMNLTVYRHRGILIHSLQPSFTAHYVCTARVNGVERTSKAFSINVIQKLRFPPYVFLETEEYVRIVGEELKIRCTTHNPNFNYNVTWKYTTKSKVTVEERVYSSGENRLDIQSTLTISAVDLADTGNISCIGTNEAGVNSSTTYLLVVDKPYIRMLPQLSPKLAHHDLLVEVNEGEDLELSVLIEAYPQIIEHRWHTPTSPNTSTQEHKFIRYNNRYHANLQLKRMNAQEQGQYIFYARSDLANASITFQVQMYQRPVAVVRWENVTTLSCTSFGYPAPRIIWYQCFGIRPTCKGNTSGLQAAVPLQGLTVEVQREEYGAVEVESVLTVGLSNQRMTVECVAFNLVGFSSDTFAMEVSDKLFTSTLTGAAGILVILLVLLVFLLYKYKQKPRYEIRWKIIEARDGNNYTFIDPTQLPYNEKWEFPRDKLKLGKILGAGAFGKVVEATAFGLGKEKDNAMRVAVKMLKASAHADEREALMSELKILSHLGHHKNIVNLLGACTYGGPVLVITEYCSLGDLLNFLRQKAETFVNFVMNIPDIMENSTDYKNICHQKQFIRSDSGISSTSSSSYLEMRPTQLPCVESSQEVFEETADWPLDIDDLLRFSYQVAQGLEFLAAKNCIHRDVAARNVLLTDRRVAKICDFGLARDIMNDSNYVVKGNARLPVKWMAPESIFECVYTVQSDVWSYGILLWEIFSLGKSPYPSMAVDSRFYKMVKRGYQMSQPDFALPEIYMIMKMCWNLEPTERPKFSTITQMIERLLVDHPEQEQLIYQNVQQEVTEGEVCDEPKCCDGPCDQSCDHEEEERPLMKTNNYQFC from the exons ATGCAGTCCTACCTCACTTTGCTGATGGGGATTGTGGTCTCCGCTTCTTCAG tGGAATGGAGGCGTCCGGTGATCAAGTTCAATTCTAAGGAGGTGGAGAGCTCTGAGGTGGTGGTCAAGCCTGGGACATCTCTGGATCTGCAGTGTGTGGGTGACGGGCCTGTAAACTGGCAAACGAGGCTACCCAAACACAGACGCTATGTGTCCAGAGGCAACGGGAATGTCCGCACCTTAAAGGTGGAACATCCCTCCGCAGAATTCACTGGAACATACAagtgtttttacagtgttgGATCACAGCGTGAAGACTTGACCTCCTcagtgcatgtgtatgtaaaag ATCCAAACCGTGTGTTCTGGACCAGCAGTACATCCCTGCAGGTGGTGAGGAAGGAGGGTGAGAGTTACCTGCTGCCCTGCCTGCTGACCGACCCAGAAGCCACAGACATGGGCCTCCGCATGGACAATGGCACCGCCGTGCCACCAGGGATGAACTTGACGGTTTACCGACATCGTGGTATTCTCATCCACAGCCTCCAACCCAGCTTCACTGCTCATTATGTCTGCACAGCCAGAGTCAACGGAGTGGAGAGAACCTCCAAGGCCTTTTCCATCAATGTCATTCAGA AGCTTCGTTTTCCTCCATATGTCTTCTTGGAGACAGAAGAATATGTGCGCATTGTTGGGGAGGAACTCAAGATTCGCTGTACAACACACAACCCCAACTTCAACTACAATGTCACCTGGAAATACACCACCAAGTCG AAGGTAACGGTAGAGGAAAGAGTTTACTCCAGTGGAGAAAATCGCCTGGACATACAGAGCACACTGACCATTTCTGCTGTGGACCTTGCAGACACAGGAAACATTTCCTGCATTGGAACTAATGAAGCAGGGGTGAACAGTTCAACGACATACCTGCTGGTTGTAG ACAAGCCTTACATTAGGATGTTGCCGCAGCTATCCCCTAAACTGGCTCACCACGATCTTTTGGTTGAAGTGAACGAGGGAGAAGATCTGGAGCTCAGCGTGCTCATTGAAGCGTATCCTCAGATCATAGAACACAGATGGCACACCCCAACATCTCCCAACACATCCACACAGGAGCACAAATTCATCAGATACAACAACAG aTACCATGCTAATCTGCAGCTGAAGAGAATGAATGCACAGGAGCAGGGGCAATACATTTTTTATGCCAGGAGCGACTTAGCCAATGCATCCATCACATTCCAAGTTCAAATGTATC AGAGACCTGTTGCAGTGGTGAGATGGGAAAATGTAACCACACTCTCTTGCACTTCATTCGGCTATCCTGCTCCCAGAATCATCTGGTACCAATGTTTCGGGATACGGCCCAC GTGCAAGGGAAACACCTCAGGGCTTCAGGCGGCGGTCCCTCTCCAGGGCCTGACAGTGGAGGTCCAACGGGAGGAGTATGGGGCCGTGGAGGTTGAGAGCGTCCTCACTGTGGGGCTGTCCAACCAGAGGATGACGGTGGAGTGTGTGGCCTTCAATCTTGTTGGTTTCAGCAGTGACACTTTTGCCATGGAGGTTTCTG ACAAGCTCTTCACTTCCACCTTGACTGGAGCAGCAGGCATTCTAGTCATCCTCCTAGTGCTACTGGTTTTTCTGCTTTACAAATATAAACAG AAACCAAGGTATGAAATCCGCTGGAAGATCATCGAGGCAAGAGACGGAAACAACTACACCTTCATTGACCCCACTCAGCTGCCTTACAATGAGAAGTGGGAGTTCCCAAGAGACAAGCTCAAGCTAG GGAAGATTCTGGGTGCAGGAGCTTTTGGAAAAGTCGTTGAGGCCACAGCCTTTGGTCTGGGAAAGGAGAAGGATAATGCGATGCGTGTGgctgtgaaaatgttaaaag CCAGCGCTCATGCAGATGAGAGGGAAGCTCTGATGTCTGAACTGAAGATTCTGAGCCACCTGGGACACCACAAGAACATCGTCAATCTACTGGGAGCCTGCACTTATGGAG GACCAGTGCTTGTGATCACAGAGTACTGCAGCCTTGGCGACCTCCTGAACTTCCTTCGTCAGAAGGCGGAGACTTTTGTGAACTTTGTCATGAACATTCCAGACATTATGGAGAACTCTACTGACTATAAAAACATCTGCCATCAAAAACAGTTCATTAGAAG TGACAGTGGGATCTCCAGCACATCTTCAAGCAGTTACTTGGAGATGAGGCCCACCCAGCTGCCATGTGTGGAATCATCTCAAG AAGTGTTTGAGGAGACTGCTGACTGGCCACTGGACATTGACGATTTGCTGAGGTTTTCTTATCAAGTGGCTCAGGGTCTTGAATTTCTGGCTGCAAAAAAT tgtattCACAGAGATGTGGCTGCTAGGAATGTCCTTTTGACTGACCGAAGAGTAGCCAAGATCTGTGACTTTGGCCTGGCACGTGACATCATGAATGACTCCAACTACGTAGTGAAGGGCAAC GCACGTCTGCCAGTGAAGTGGATGGCTCCAGAGAGTATCTTTGAATGTGTCTACACCGTCCAGAGTGACGTCTGGTCCTACGGCATCCTTTTGTGGGAGATCTTCTCTTTGG GCAAGAGCCCCTACCCCAGCATGGCTGTGGACTCCAGGTTCTACAAGATGGTGAAGCGTGGCTACCAGATGTCCCAACCGGACTTTGCCCTTCCTGAGAT CTACATGATCATGAAGATGTGCTGGAATCTGGAGCCTACAGAGCGTCCCAAATTTAGCACGATCACTCAGATGATAGAAAGACTACTTGTGGACCATCCTGAGCAGGAACAG CTAATCTACCAGAATGTGCAGCAGGAGGTCACAGAGGGTGAAGTGTGTGATGAGCCCAAGTGCTGCGACGGCCCCTGCGATCAGTCTTGTGAccatgaggaagaggagcggCCTCTGATGAAGACTAACAACTACCAGTTTTGTTGA